One genomic window of Ruminococcus gauvreauii includes the following:
- a CDS encoding pseudouridine synthase, translated as MADRSNEKKMMRLDRYLAEMGIGSRSSVKEMIRKKQVCVDGAAACGPEQKVCPGKECITVSGRRVDFVSKEYFMLYKPAGVVSAVKDAKDRTVIDLITEHKRCDLFPVGRLDKDTEGLLLITNDGVLAHELLSPKKHVDKTYYARIAGIVTDEDVRCFQEGLDIGDEKLTLPAELTIRKSGAVSEVEITVREGRFHQIKRMFEAVDKRVLYLKRLSMGTLTLDETLRPGEYRALTSEETERLVKIHVKG; from the coding sequence ATGGCAGACAGGAGTAATGAAAAGAAAATGATGCGGCTGGACCGGTATCTGGCGGAAATGGGAATTGGTTCTCGGTCTTCGGTAAAAGAAATGATCCGCAAAAAACAGGTCTGTGTGGACGGCGCTGCCGCGTGCGGACCGGAGCAGAAAGTTTGCCCGGGAAAAGAATGCATCACGGTGTCGGGCAGACGGGTGGACTTTGTGAGTAAAGAGTACTTTATGCTGTACAAGCCGGCAGGCGTGGTTTCCGCCGTGAAAGATGCGAAAGACAGGACGGTGATCGATCTGATCACGGAACACAAAAGGTGTGACCTGTTTCCCGTCGGACGGCTGGACAAGGATACGGAGGGACTGCTGCTCATCACCAATGACGGCGTGCTCGCCCATGAGCTGCTGTCGCCGAAAAAGCACGTGGACAAGACGTATTATGCCAGGATTGCAGGGATTGTGACGGATGAGGATGTAAGATGCTTTCAGGAGGGGCTGGATATCGGAGATGAGAAACTGACGCTGCCGGCAGAGCTCACCATTAGAAAAAGCGGAGCGGTCTCTGAAGTGGAGATCACAGTACGGGAAGGCAGATTTCATCAGATCAAGCGGATGTTTGAGGCCGTGGACAAGCGGGTGCTGTATCTGAAGAGGCTGTCCATGGGAACGCTCACGCTGGATGAAACGCTTCGTCCGGGCGAATACCGGGCGCTTACGTCAGAGGAGACAGAAAGGCTGGTGAAAATACATGTTAAAGGATAA
- a CDS encoding RsmB/NOP family class I SAM-dependent RNA methyltransferase, with protein MEMNLPKKFLEQMQKLLGIQYDSYIQSLTQPASCGLRVNTLKLSPEEFKSRTSIPTEEIPWIADGFYYKTSGQPSKDPYYAAGLYYLQEPSAMTPADRLPVEPGDRVLDLCAAPGGKATKLGARLKGKGILFANDISSSRAKALLKNLELFGIPNICVTSENPQKLLDFYPEYFDKILIDAPCSGEGMFRKEPRMAACWESRGPGEYAPIQKELLCQAYEMLKPGGMMLYSTCTFSKEENENNIAWLLQEFPDLELAQIAPYEGFSEGCDGLVQCVRIFPHNMRGEGHFLALLKKQGELSANRAGKAGKSVVPKEAEEFFKDVSAKILDDMEFRVIGEKLYALPGGYIPEKPIRYLRTGWYLGDIRKGRFEPSQAFAMGLRPKEYRRVLSLPHDDYRIMKYLKGETLDITDFDRVNGWYLICIDAFPLGWGKVQNHSLKNKYYSGWRWQ; from the coding sequence ATGGAGATGAATTTACCAAAGAAGTTTCTGGAACAGATGCAAAAACTGCTCGGAATTCAGTACGATTCGTACATACAGAGTCTGACACAGCCCGCCTCCTGCGGGCTGCGCGTAAACACACTCAAACTGTCACCGGAAGAATTCAAAAGCAGAACATCGATCCCCACGGAAGAGATCCCGTGGATCGCTGACGGATTCTATTATAAAACGTCAGGACAGCCATCGAAAGATCCGTATTACGCGGCAGGGCTGTATTATCTGCAGGAGCCGAGCGCAATGACGCCTGCTGACCGCCTGCCGGTGGAACCGGGAGACCGTGTTCTTGATTTGTGCGCGGCGCCCGGCGGAAAAGCGACGAAGCTGGGGGCGCGTCTGAAGGGAAAGGGGATTCTGTTTGCGAATGACATCAGCAGTTCCAGGGCAAAGGCGCTTCTCAAAAATCTGGAGTTGTTCGGTATCCCGAATATCTGTGTGACAAGTGAAAATCCACAGAAGCTGCTTGATTTTTATCCGGAGTACTTTGATAAGATCCTGATTGATGCACCTTGTTCGGGGGAAGGCATGTTTCGGAAAGAGCCGCGTATGGCTGCATGCTGGGAATCGCGTGGACCGGGCGAATATGCCCCAATACAGAAAGAGCTGCTTTGTCAGGCGTATGAAATGCTGAAACCCGGCGGGATGATGCTGTATTCCACCTGTACTTTTTCAAAGGAAGAAAATGAAAACAATATTGCATGGCTTCTGCAGGAATTTCCTGATCTTGAACTTGCACAGATTGCACCGTACGAGGGATTTTCGGAAGGCTGTGACGGTCTCGTGCAGTGCGTCCGCATCTTCCCTCACAACATGCGCGGAGAGGGGCATTTTCTGGCACTGTTAAAAAAACAGGGAGAACTGTCCGCAAACCGTGCCGGGAAAGCCGGAAAAAGCGTAGTACCGAAAGAGGCGGAAGAGTTTTTTAAGGATGTGTCGGCAAAAATCCTGGATGACATGGAATTCCGTGTAATAGGGGAAAAGCTGTACGCTCTTCCCGGCGGCTATATACCGGAAAAGCCGATACGTTACCTTCGGACGGGCTGGTATCTGGGAGATATCAGGAAAGGGCGTTTTGAGCCTTCGCAGGCATTTGCGATGGGCCTTAGGCCGAAGGAGTACCGCAGAGTCCTCTCACTGCCGCATGACGATTACCGGATCATGAAATACCTGAAAGGCGAGACTCTCGATATCACAGATTTTGACAGAGTCAATGGATGGTATCTCATCTGTATCGATGCGTTTCCGCTTGGCTGGGGGAAGGTACAGAATCACTCACTGAAGAACAAATATTACAGCGGCTGGAGATGGCAGTGA
- a CDS encoding GTP pyrophosphokinase: MEIQLWREILNPYELAVRELTDKFNHLIKEHKVKNLYSPIEEVSGRVKSVTSILEKLQKKQIPIEQMEEQIEDIAGIRIICQFVEDIERVAQLIRNRSDITVKYEKDYIAHMKDSGYRSFHMIIYYMVETLNGPKRIQAEIQIRTMAMDFWATIEHSLQYKYKSKMPEHIRIRLSKAADAIIALDNEMSTVRNEIMDAQNSSLLQMNLVSDILNNIENLFKLSNQREAVKIQDEFYRIYATNDLQQLKRFHKQLDIIAEGYRAQAVTTDSLEG; this comes from the coding sequence ATGGAAATACAGTTGTGGCGTGAAATATTAAACCCTTATGAACTGGCAGTCAGGGAGCTGACAGATAAATTTAATCATCTGATCAAAGAGCATAAAGTGAAAAATCTTTATTCTCCGATAGAAGAAGTGTCCGGACGGGTAAAGAGTGTGACCAGCATTCTCGAAAAGCTTCAGAAAAAACAGATTCCGATCGAACAGATGGAAGAACAGATAGAGGATATCGCCGGTATCAGGATTATCTGTCAGTTTGTTGAAGACATTGAGCGGGTGGCTCAGCTGATCAGGAACAGAAGCGATATAACGGTCAAATACGAGAAAGATTATATTGCACATATGAAGGACAGCGGTTACAGGAGCTTTCATATGATTATTTACTATATGGTGGAGACGCTGAACGGGCCGAAGCGTATTCAGGCGGAGATTCAAATACGCACGATGGCGATGGATTTCTGGGCGACGATCGAGCACTCACTGCAGTACAAATATAAATCCAAGATGCCGGAACATATTCGCATCCGTCTGAGCAAAGCTGCAGATGCGATTATAGCTCTGGATAACGAGATGTCAACAGTGCGGAATGAGATCATGGATGCTCAGAATTCCTCGCTGCTGCAGATGAATCTGGTCTCGGATATCCTGAACAATATCGAAAACCTGTTTAAGCTCTCCAACCAGAGGGAGGCAGTGAAAATACAGGATGAATTTTACCGCATCTATGCGACGAATGATCTGCAGCAGCTGAAACGGTTCCATAAACAGCTTGATATTATAGCTGAAGGATACCGGGCACAGGCTGTCACGACGGATTCGCTGGAAGGTTAG
- a CDS encoding aminoacyl-histidine dipeptidase gives MAVLEGLKPERVFYYFEKWCQIPHGSGHTEEVRRFLTDFAREHGLTCRVDDSDNVLIEKAAAPGYETAVPVIIQGHTDMVAEKTVQSEHDFEKDGLKLSVNGDYICAEETTLGADDGIAVAYALALLEDSNLEHPALEVLLTSNEEVGLLGAGQFDASVLRGKYLINIDSEEEGILLGGCAGGVSVKCSIPVRYVEETNNRYEIRVTGLKGGHSGMEIGRQRANANILMGRILFTLKQQMPFLIAEFEGGRKHNVIPNEARALVMADEASGDILKDTVKLLEKEFCREYAGSDADITLTVTELGLSTEPALHPVSMEKILFFLMNQQNGVIHMSGLVQGMVQTSANTAVTVLTPETFDVLVSIRSSVESEKDHVASRSCYLTEFLGGECELEGEYPAWEYQETSRLREIMCRTYEALFGEQPVVTTVHAGLECGLFKGKNDALDCISFGPDILDIHSVNERVSISSVARMWEYLLHVLKNMK, from the coding sequence ATGGCGGTATTGGAAGGCTTAAAACCTGAACGCGTATTTTATTATTTTGAGAAATGGTGTCAGATTCCACACGGATCCGGTCATACTGAGGAGGTTCGCAGGTTCCTGACGGATTTTGCCCGTGAGCACGGACTCACCTGCCGTGTCGACGATTCTGACAATGTATTGATAGAAAAAGCCGCGGCGCCGGGATATGAGACGGCTGTTCCGGTGATCATCCAGGGGCATACAGATATGGTCGCGGAGAAAACCGTGCAGTCGGAGCACGATTTTGAGAAGGACGGACTGAAACTTTCTGTGAACGGAGATTATATCTGTGCAGAGGAAACGACGCTGGGCGCGGATGACGGGATCGCAGTGGCATATGCGCTGGCGCTTCTGGAAGACAGCAATCTGGAGCATCCGGCACTTGAGGTACTGCTGACTTCTAATGAAGAAGTCGGTCTTCTGGGAGCCGGGCAGTTTGACGCCTCAGTGCTGAGAGGGAAGTACCTGATCAATATCGATTCCGAGGAAGAGGGGATACTGCTCGGCGGATGTGCCGGCGGTGTGAGCGTGAAATGTTCGATTCCCGTGCGTTATGTTGAGGAGACAAATAACCGCTATGAAATCCGCGTTACGGGACTGAAAGGCGGTCACTCCGGAATGGAGATCGGCAGGCAGCGCGCAAATGCCAACATTCTTATGGGCAGGATCTTATTTACGCTGAAACAGCAGATGCCGTTTTTGATTGCGGAATTTGAAGGCGGAAGAAAGCATAATGTGATCCCGAATGAGGCAAGGGCTCTGGTGATGGCGGATGAAGCCAGCGGGGATATCCTGAAAGACACGGTGAAGCTGCTGGAGAAAGAGTTTTGCAGAGAGTATGCGGGCAGTGATGCGGACATTACACTGACGGTTACAGAGCTGGGATTGAGCACGGAACCTGCTCTTCATCCGGTCAGTATGGAGAAAATTCTGTTTTTCCTGATGAATCAGCAAAACGGTGTGATCCATATGAGCGGCCTGGTGCAGGGGATGGTGCAGACCTCGGCGAATACTGCAGTGACAGTACTTACGCCGGAAACGTTTGACGTGCTCGTGAGCATTCGGAGCTCTGTCGAGAGTGAAAAGGATCATGTGGCGTCCAGGAGCTGTTATCTGACAGAATTTCTGGGCGGTGAGTGCGAGCTGGAGGGGGAATATCCGGCATGGGAATATCAGGAAACATCCAGGCTTCGGGAGATCATGTGCCGGACGTATGAGGCATTATTTGGGGAGCAGCCGGTTGTAACCACGGTACATGCCGGACTGGAATGCGGATTGTTCAAGGGAAAAAATGACGCGCTTGACTGTATATCTTTCGGACCTGATATCCTTGATATCCACAGTGTCAACGAGCGTGTCAGCATCTCTTCTGTCGCCCGTATGTGGGAATATCTGCTGCATGTCCTGAAAAATATGAAATAA
- the coaD gene encoding pantetheine-phosphate adenylyltransferase, with the protein MTTAVYPGTFDPVTNGHLDVITRAAKLFDCVIVGVLHNSAKSPLFSVEERVNILTKVTESVPNIRVASFSGLSIDFARENKANAIVRGLRAITDFDFELQMAQTNRVLAPDIDTMFLTTSLEYAYLSSTTVKEVAVFGGDITKFVPPYVVEEIHKKLHGEQKNNG; encoded by the coding sequence ATGACAACAGCAGTATATCCGGGCACTTTTGACCCGGTAACAAACGGGCACCTCGACGTGATCACACGAGCAGCAAAATTATTTGACTGTGTCATCGTGGGGGTTCTGCACAATTCTGCAAAAAGTCCGTTGTTTTCTGTCGAAGAACGTGTTAATATACTAACTAAGGTAACGGAATCAGTCCCGAATATAAGAGTAGCGTCTTTTTCCGGCCTCTCTATTGACTTTGCCAGAGAAAATAAGGCCAACGCAATTGTGCGGGGGCTGCGTGCGATCACAGACTTTGATTTTGAGCTGCAGATGGCACAGACAAACCGGGTACTGGCACCCGATATCGATACCATGTTTCTGACGACGAGTCTGGAGTATGCGTATTTAAGTTCGACAACTGTAAAAGAGGTAGCCGTCTTCGGCGGTGATATCACGAAATTTGTTCCACCTTATGTCGTGGAAGAAATTCATAAGAAACTTCATGGGGAACAGAAGAATAATGGATAA
- the rsmD gene encoding 16S rRNA (guanine(966)-N(2))-methyltransferase RsmD — protein sequence MRVIAGKARSIRLQTPKGMQTRPTTDRIKETLFNILQTGMAGCYFLDLFSGSGAIGIEALSRGAAHCVFVEQDREAVRCIKDNLQKTKLQDESEILEMDVLSAIGRMDKTVRFDYVFMDPPYLNAVEERVLETLADSALITEDTVIIIEAALDTDFSFLEKLPFIVVREKKYKTNRHLFLQMKKPEIKNIKIQEKSTYDNSSISGHF from the coding sequence ATGAGAGTAATCGCAGGAAAAGCGAGAAGCATTCGGCTTCAGACACCGAAGGGAATGCAGACGAGACCGACAACGGACCGGATCAAAGAAACGTTATTCAATATTCTGCAGACAGGCATGGCAGGATGTTATTTTCTGGATCTGTTCTCGGGAAGCGGAGCGATCGGCATCGAGGCGTTAAGCCGGGGTGCGGCACACTGCGTATTTGTGGAACAGGACAGGGAAGCCGTAAGGTGTATCAAAGATAATCTGCAGAAGACGAAGCTGCAGGACGAGAGCGAAATCCTGGAGATGGATGTACTATCGGCAATTGGCAGGATGGACAAAACGGTTCGGTTTGATTATGTTTTCATGGATCCGCCCTATCTAAACGCAGTGGAAGAGAGAGTTCTGGAGACACTGGCGGATTCGGCACTGATCACGGAAGATACCGTGATTATAATAGAAGCGGCGCTTGATACGGATTTTTCATTTCTGGAGAAGCTGCCGTTTATCGTTGTGCGTGAAAAAAAATATAAGACGAACAGGCATCTGTTTCTGCAGATGAAAAAACCTGAAATTAAAAATATAAAGATACAGGAGAAATCCACTTATGACAACAGCAGTATATCCGGGCACTTTTGA
- a CDS encoding methylglyoxal synthase — MNIGIIAHNSKKSLIEDFCIAYKGILSKHEVYATGTTGRRIEEVTSLHVHKFLAGSVGGDKQFTEMIERGDMDLVILFYNPVMMSSKEPDIQAISRCCDQYNIPVATNIATAECLILGLARGDLDWREQIRY, encoded by the coding sequence ATGAATATAGGAATTATAGCACATAACAGTAAAAAGAGCTTGATTGAAGATTTTTGCATTGCATACAAAGGGATTCTTTCCAAGCATGAAGTGTATGCAACGGGTACGACAGGAAGAAGGATTGAAGAGGTAACGAGTCTTCACGTACACAAGTTTCTGGCGGGTTCTGTCGGAGGGGACAAACAGTTTACAGAAATGATCGAGCGGGGAGATATGGACCTCGTGATCCTGTTTTATAATCCGGTGATGATGTCTTCCAAGGAACCTGATATTCAGGCGATCTCAAGGTGCTGTGACCAGTACAATATTCCGGTTGCAACGAACATTGCCACGGCTGAATGCCTGATTCTCGGACTGGCAAGAGGAGATCTCGACTGGCGGGAGCAGATCAGGTACTAG
- a CDS encoding alpha/beta-type small acid-soluble spore protein, translated as MSNRSSNTAAVPEAKGALDRFKFEVANELGVPLSDGYNGNLTSKQNGSVGGYMVKKMIEAQERQMSGAQGGQMTGGQSGQL; from the coding sequence ATGTCAAATCGTTCTTCTAATACTGCTGCAGTACCGGAAGCAAAAGGCGCACTGGACCGTTTTAAATTTGAAGTGGCAAACGAGCTGGGAGTACCGCTTTCTGATGGTTATAACGGAAACCTGACTTCCAAACAGAATGGTTCTGTTGGCGGTTATATGGTTAAAAAAATGATCGAAGCACAGGAAAGACAGATGTCTGGCGCTCAGGGCGGACAGATGACTGGCGGACAGAGCGGACAGTTATAA
- a CDS encoding DUF6465 family protein, whose amino-acid sequence MAVKKTGVTEVKETPAVETKTIPATVRETVKTEGKETAEPAVKTTPAEAEKTVKEEVKDTVKAAAKAPAKKPAAKRTAAKKPAAKKTAAKTEVKQEVNAAVILQFGGKEVDTTALTARVKEIWTKELGNKEKDLKDVKLYVKPEEFAAYYVLNGDVTGSIEL is encoded by the coding sequence ATGGCAGTGAAAAAAACAGGAGTAACGGAAGTGAAAGAGACACCCGCAGTTGAGACTAAAACAATTCCGGCAACCGTCAGGGAAACCGTAAAAACAGAAGGTAAAGAAACTGCTGAACCGGCGGTTAAAACTACGCCCGCTGAAGCAGAGAAAACGGTAAAAGAAGAAGTGAAAGATACAGTGAAAGCTGCTGCAAAAGCTCCGGCTAAGAAACCGGCTGCAAAAAGAACAGCGGCTAAAAAACCGGCGGCGAAAAAGACCGCAGCGAAAACTGAAGTGAAACAGGAAGTGAACGCAGCTGTTATCCTTCAGTTCGGAGGAAAGGAAGTCGATACGACGGCTCTGACCGCACGTGTGAAAGAGATCTGGACTAAAGAACTGGGAAATAAGGAAAAAGACCTGAAAGACGTCAAACTCTATGTTAAACCGGAGGAGTTCGCCGCATACTATGTGCTGAACGGCGATGTGACCGGAAGCATCGAATTATAA